In a genomic window of Telopea speciosissima isolate NSW1024214 ecotype Mountain lineage chromosome 5, Tspe_v1, whole genome shotgun sequence:
- the LOC122663067 gene encoding uncharacterized protein LOC122663067 → MDLIKDLAQKLTKNMAELLERCNEFANMAEVEIAKRPIHRVLVDIGALIDLMSLDAYRQFSFGDDVLKPKGTSIHGFSGASAKTKGSIELMVTIGEEPCQATVKVKFMVVRSVVAFNAILDRPTLTALRAIILPIHLKMKFPTENGIGKIRGDQKKARECYVMFVKQNKGNI, encoded by the exons atggacctcatcaaggattTGGCTCAAAAACTGACAAAAAATATGGCTGAGCTCCTGGAGAGGTGCAATGAATTCGCTAACATGGCTGAG gtAGAGATTGCGAAGAGACCCATTCACCGGGTATTGGTAGACATAGGAGCATTGATAGATCTGATGTCCCTTGATGCATATAGACAATTCAGCTTCGGCGATGATGTCCTCAAACCTAAAGGGACCTCCATACACGGGTTCTCAGGAGCATCGGCAAAGACCAAAGGCTCAATTGAGTTGATGGTTACAATCGGGGAAGAACCGTGTCAAGCAACCGTCAAGGTCAAGTTCATGGTGGTGAGGTCAGTAGTGGCCTTTAACGCCATACTCGATCGGCCGACCCTCACCGCCCTTCGAGCCATCATCTTGCCAATTCACCTCAAGATGAAGTTCCCGACGGAGAATGGGATTGGCAAAATAAGAGGTGATCAAAAGAAGGCCCGAGAATGCTACGTGATGTTCGTCAAACAGAACAAAGGTAACATttga